The following proteins come from a genomic window of Corallococcus sp. NCRR:
- a CDS encoding sensor histidine kinase — translation MLLWCAAFVSPFVTYQADVKAAEGELLVHLSDRAGLQAQALGAHLGLLRSELQRLAEHPSLRPEDGATGPEVALLENAFGHTSLFSAGVALVSANGQRIWSDPATMPLGRAPLASRPWFQRMVERKAASVGLLDEEGGGLIAVAVPIVRDERVVGLLVGELATASELLPVHRGKNESMVALLGEQGRLLLPSKPPPLLNQAELAESLRPLVDAPGAVTIGGTRLLGAAALVPGTDMLLAVLEDEARDRELLKRRYVGQFGVHTALLGGVLLLFTVLLRRSYRSLMTAEEQLRRQETMAALGTASSLIAHEVKNALNSMQAALSMIRAKGGETTLPVQALRSQADRLGHLARSLLSFASPQSTQRRSCEMHLLVQDALQAVRLLPEAADVTIDTTLQEGLFVKGDPTLLVSAADNLIRNAVEAGAVAHDTGQQPTPRVEVRLLREGAEVVLVVEDNAGGVPLAFEPRLWEPFAVGRSRGIGLGLPMVRTAIRAHDGGSVSYTRVPGGSRFTVRLPLEKMAS, via the coding sequence ATGCTCCTCTGGTGCGCCGCCTTCGTCAGTCCCTTCGTGACGTACCAGGCGGACGTGAAGGCGGCGGAGGGCGAGCTCCTCGTCCACCTGTCGGACCGCGCGGGCCTCCAGGCCCAGGCGCTGGGCGCGCATCTGGGACTGCTGCGCTCGGAGCTGCAACGGCTCGCGGAGCACCCGTCGCTCAGACCCGAGGATGGCGCCACGGGCCCCGAGGTGGCGCTCCTCGAGAATGCCTTCGGCCACACGTCCCTCTTCTCCGCGGGCGTCGCGCTGGTGTCAGCCAACGGCCAGCGCATCTGGAGCGACCCGGCGACCATGCCGCTCGGGCGCGCACCGCTCGCCTCGCGCCCGTGGTTCCAGCGGATGGTGGAAAGGAAGGCCGCTTCGGTCGGACTGCTGGACGAGGAAGGCGGAGGGCTCATCGCGGTCGCGGTCCCCATCGTGCGCGATGAGCGTGTCGTGGGACTCCTCGTGGGCGAGCTCGCGACGGCGAGCGAGCTGCTGCCGGTCCACCGCGGGAAGAACGAGTCCATGGTCGCCCTGCTCGGCGAGCAAGGCCGGCTCCTCCTCCCGTCAAAGCCACCGCCCCTGCTGAACCAGGCGGAGCTCGCCGAGAGCCTTCGCCCGCTGGTGGACGCGCCCGGGGCCGTCACGATTGGAGGCACGCGGCTGCTCGGCGCGGCGGCGCTCGTCCCCGGAACCGACATGCTGCTCGCCGTGCTCGAGGACGAAGCGCGGGACCGCGAGTTGCTCAAGCGCCGCTACGTGGGCCAGTTCGGCGTTCACACCGCGCTGCTCGGCGGCGTGCTCCTGCTCTTCACGGTGCTCCTGCGCCGCTCCTACCGCTCGCTGATGACCGCCGAGGAGCAGCTGCGGCGCCAGGAGACGATGGCGGCGCTGGGCACGGCGTCCTCGCTCATCGCCCACGAGGTGAAGAACGCGCTCAACAGCATGCAGGCCGCGCTCAGCATGATTCGCGCGAAGGGAGGCGAGACGACCCTGCCCGTCCAGGCGCTGCGCTCCCAGGCGGACCGGCTCGGCCACCTCGCCCGCTCGTTGCTGAGCTTCGCCTCCCCCCAGTCCACGCAGCGGCGCAGCTGCGAGATGCACCTGCTGGTCCAGGACGCGCTCCAGGCCGTGAGGCTCCTGCCGGAAGCCGCGGATGTCACCATCGACACGACACTGCAGGAGGGGCTCTTCGTGAAGGGGGACCCGACGCTGCTGGTCTCCGCCGCCGACAACCTCATCCGCAACGCCGTCGAAGCCGGCGCCGTGGCCCATGATACAGGCCAGCAGCCCACGCCTCGCGTCGAGGTCCGGCTGCTGCGCGAAGGCGCGGAGGTGGTGCTCGTCGTGGAGGACAACGCGGGAGGCGTGCCCCTGGCCTTCGAGCCCAGGCTCTGGGAGCCCTTCGCGGTGGGCCGCTCGAGAGGCATCGGGCTGGGGCTTCCGATGGTGCGCACGGCCATCCGTGCGCATGATGGAGGAAGCGTTTCCTACACGCGCGTGCCCGGAGGCAGCCGCTTCACGGTCCGCCTTCCGCTTGAGAAGATGGCTTCATGA